One Lasioglossum baleicum chromosome 6, iyLasBale1, whole genome shotgun sequence genomic window carries:
- the LOC143209325 gene encoding N-alpha-acetyltransferase 30 yields MESVQLNNVTDTIESEAEPSNIEEESENSVTDIMNLDIKSRLSLATSDTYEEPRTNGMPRQGHFNEHDEAKTLSLETDDSNIQYVSYTSELQMPDIMHLIQKDLSEPYSIYTYRYFIHNWPKLCFLAMDGDKCIGAIVCKLDIHRKVIKRGYIAMLAVDVKYRKRKVGSNLVRRAIQAMMEDNADEVVLETEITNSPALRLYENLGFVRDKRLFRYYLNGVDALRLKLWLR; encoded by the exons ATGGAAAGCGTACAGCTGAACAACGTTACAGATACTATCGAATCGGAAGCTGAACCAAGTAACATCGAAGAGGAATCGGAAAATTCTGTCACGGATATCATGAATTTAGATATTAAGTCCCGATTGAGTTTGGCAACTAGCGATACGTATGAAGAACCACGTACAAATGGAATGCCTCGGCAAGGTCATTTCAACGAGCACG ACGAAGCGAAAACATTGTCTCTGGAAACCGATGACAGTAACATCCAATATGTTAGTTACACGAGCGAGCTACAGATGCCCGACATTATGCACTTGATACAAAAAGATCTGAGCGAACCGTACTCCATTTACACATATAGATATTTCATTCATAATTGGCCAAAATTATGTTTTCTG GCGATGGACGGTGACAAGTGTATCGGTGCCATTGTCTGCAAGCTGGATATCCACAGGAAGGTGATAAAACGTGGATACATTGCAATGCTAGCCGTCGACGTGAAATATCGGAAACGGAAAGTCGGATCGAATCTGGTAAGGAGGGCGATACAAGCGATGATGGAAGACAATGCAGACGAGGTGGTTCTGGAAACGGAGATCACTAATAGTCCGGCGCTACGTTTATACGAGAATCTAGGCTTTGTACGTGACAAACGATTATTTCGGTATTACTTGAACGGTGTGGATGCTCTACGATTGAAATTGTGGCTCAGATGA
- the LOC143209311 gene encoding prolactin-releasing peptide receptor isoform X2, giving the protein MNAMASVHEEGNWTGNSNHSNGENDVISNTMVQIVFSVFYGVIFMLGVFGNVLVCYVVIRNRQMQTVTNLFITNLALSDVLLCVLAVPFTPLYTFLGGWIFGRTLCHLVPYAQGVSVYTSTLTLTSIAIDRFMVIIHPFHPRMKVEVCLAVIFGIWVVALLVTLPYGIYMRLDESQAYCEERWPSERFRKIFSSVTSMLQFALPFFVVAFCYTRVSLKLKDRAKSKPGTKSNKREEADRERKKRTNRMLIAMVTIFGISWLPLNTVNIVDDFYPPTNAWTYYRLCFFMTHCLAMSSTCYNPFLYAWLNDNFRKEFKQAAENCVTHMWPTCDS; this is encoded by the exons ATGAACGCGATGGCAAGTGTGCACGAGGAGGGAAACTGGACCGGCAACTCGAATCATTCGAACGGCGAGAACGACGTGATCTCGAACACTATGGTGCAAATCGTCTTCTCTGTATTTTACGGGGTTATCTTCATGTTGGGCGTGTTCGGTAATGTGCTGGTGTGTTACGTGGTGATACGGAATCGTCAGATGCAGACGGTGACGAACCTGTTCATCACGAATTTGGCGCTGAGCGACGTGTTGCTCTGCGTGCTCGCGGTACCATTCACGCCTCTGTACACGTTTCTCGGCGGCTGGATATTCGGTCGAACTCTTTGCCACTTGGTCCCGTACGCTCAAGGTGTCAGCGTGTACACGAGCACGCTGACCCTGACGAGCATCGCGATCGACAGGTTCATGGTGATCATACATCCGTTTCATCCCCGCATGAAAGTCGAGGTTTGCTTGGCCGTGATCTTCGGCATCTGGGTGGTAGCACTGCTGGTCACTCTGCCCTACGGAATCTACATGCGCCTGGACGAGTCGCAGGCCTATTGCGAGGAGCGTTGGCCCAGCGAACGGTTCCGGAAGATTTTCAGCTCCGTCACCTCGATGCTCCAGTTCGCGCTGCCCTTCTTCGTGGTCGCCTTCTGCTACACGCGCGTCTCACTTAAGCTGAAGGACCGAGCCAAGTCGAAACCCGGTACCAAGTCCAACAAGAGGGAGGAAGCCGACAGGGAGCGAAAGAAACGGACAAACCGAATGCTGATTGCCATGGTCACGATATTCGGTATCTCCTGGCTGCCGCTCAACACCGTCAACATCGTCGACGACTTCTATCCACCGACCAACGCCTGGACCTACTACAGACTCTGCTTCTTCATGACCCACTGTCTCGCCATGAGCAGCACCTGCTACAACCCGTTCCTTTACGCCTGGCTCAACGATAACTTTCGCAAAGAGTTTAAGCAA GCGGCGGAGAATTGTGTCACCCACATGTGGCCGACGTGTGACAGTTGA
- the LOC143209311 gene encoding prolactin-releasing peptide receptor isoform X1 — protein sequence MNAMASVHEEGNWTGNSNHSNGENDVISNTMVQIVFSVFYGVIFMLGVFGNVLVCYVVIRNRQMQTVTNLFITNLALSDVLLCVLAVPFTPLYTFLGGWIFGRTLCHLVPYAQGVSVYTSTLTLTSIAIDRFMVIIHPFHPRMKVEVCLAVIFGIWVVALLVTLPYGIYMRLDESQAYCEERWPSERFRKIFSSVTSMLQFALPFFVVAFCYTRVSLKLKDRAKSKPGTKSNKREEADRERKKRTNRMLIAMVTIFGISWLPLNTVNIVDDFYPPTNAWTYYRLCFFMTHCLAMSSTCYNPFLYAWLNDNFRKEFKQVLPFFSRTTIEQQAPKSVEGFGIDKACNGNNTLQESLLPSQTQSRVPNQEGCELIVLEATITNVSAELGEEAL from the exons ATGAACGCGATGGCAAGTGTGCACGAGGAGGGAAACTGGACCGGCAACTCGAATCATTCGAACGGCGAGAACGACGTGATCTCGAACACTATGGTGCAAATCGTCTTCTCTGTATTTTACGGGGTTATCTTCATGTTGGGCGTGTTCGGTAATGTGCTGGTGTGTTACGTGGTGATACGGAATCGTCAGATGCAGACGGTGACGAACCTGTTCATCACGAATTTGGCGCTGAGCGACGTGTTGCTCTGCGTGCTCGCGGTACCATTCACGCCTCTGTACACGTTTCTCGGCGGCTGGATATTCGGTCGAACTCTTTGCCACTTGGTCCCGTACGCTCAAGGTGTCAGCGTGTACACGAGCACGCTGACCCTGACGAGCATCGCGATCGACAGGTTCATGGTGATCATACATCCGTTTCATCCCCGCATGAAAGTCGAGGTTTGCTTGGCCGTGATCTTCGGCATCTGGGTGGTAGCACTGCTGGTCACTCTGCCCTACGGAATCTACATGCGCCTGGACGAGTCGCAGGCCTATTGCGAGGAGCGTTGGCCCAGCGAACGGTTCCGGAAGATTTTCAGCTCCGTCACCTCGATGCTCCAGTTCGCGCTGCCCTTCTTCGTGGTCGCCTTCTGCTACACGCGCGTCTCACTTAAGCTGAAGGACCGAGCCAAGTCGAAACCCGGTACCAAGTCCAACAAGAGGGAGGAAGCCGACAGGGAGCGAAAGAAACGGACAAACCGAATGCTGATTGCCATGGTCACGATATTCGGTATCTCCTGGCTGCCGCTCAACACCGTCAACATCGTCGACGACTTCTATCCACCGACCAACGCCTGGACCTACTACAGACTCTGCTTCTTCATGACCCACTGTCTCGCCATGAGCAGCACCTGCTACAACCCGTTCCTTTACGCCTGGCTCAACGATAACTTTCGCAAAGAGTTTAAGCAA GTGCTTCCATTCTTCTCGAGAACTACGATTGAACAGCAAGCTCCAAAAAGTGTCGAGGGATTCGGAATCGATAAAGCATGCAACGGCAACAACACCCTCCAGGAATCGTTGCTCCCGAGTCAAACTCAGAGTCGAGTACCCAATCAGGAGGGTTGCGAATTAATTGTTCTCGAGGCAACCATTACCAACGTGTCCGCAGAGCTCGGAGAAGAAGCTCTGTGA